Proteins encoded together in one Miscanthus floridulus cultivar M001 chromosome 16, ASM1932011v1, whole genome shotgun sequence window:
- the LOC136510980 gene encoding histone H3.2-like, which translates to MGNLVTDFAALVGSLMNSQRSLEEDAHMKQTARKSTGGKAPQKQLATKTARKLAPATGGMKKPHRFRPGTVALREIYKYQKSTELLIRKLPFQRLVREIAQDFKTDLRFQSSAVAALQEAAEAYLVGLFEDTNLCAIHAKRVTIMPKDIQLARRIRGERA; encoded by the exons ATGGGCAACCTGGTGACAGACTTCGCAGCGCTTGTCGGGTCGCTCATGAACTCACAGAGGAGCTTGGAGGAAGATG CTCACATGAAGCAGACGGCGAGGAAGTCGACCGGCGGCAAGGCGCCCCAGAAGCAGCTAGCGACAAAGACGGCGCGCAAGTTGGCCCCGGCGACCGGCGGCATGAAGAAGCCCCACCGCTTCCGCCCCGGCACCGTCGCGCTCCGCGAGATCTACAAGTACCAGAAGAGCACGGAGCTGCTGATCCGCAAGCTCCCCTTCCAGCGGCTCGTGCGGGAGATCGCGCAGGACTTCAAGACTGACCTCCGCTTCCagagctccgccgtcgccgcgcTGCAGGAGGCCGCCGAGGCCTACCTTGTcgggctctttgaggacaccaaccTCTGCGCCATCCACGCCAAGCGCGTCACCATCATGCCCAAGGACATCCAGCTTGCGCGCCGCATCCGTGGCGAGAGGGCCTAG